In Methanosarcina siciliae T4/M, one genomic interval encodes:
- the cobS gene encoding adenosylcobinamide-GDP ribazoletransferase, with translation MNSYLLALKSGFGFLTTIPVGISMEGIDELMKKIYFYPVVGAVLGLLIGAIAYIGQLIIPGPVLAALIMGSVYYFTGFNHLDGVTDMGDGFMAHGSLEKKIKALKDTTLGTGGVAFGMLVLLALYGSIRSVQDEGITAFGSNLPLLMFASMFIAEVSAKQSMLTIAAFGKPLPRPENQAYPGLGEMTINGATRKNFLIGFIFGAFVCFLPFGLIGLIPYLAACISALVLLNRSYAHFGGLNGDGIGTANEIGRITALIIIAVILKLSLNTGGLEWTLL, from the coding sequence ATGAATTCATACTTACTTGCGCTCAAGTCGGGTTTTGGTTTCCTTACCACGATCCCTGTTGGAATCAGCATGGAAGGGATCGACGAACTCATGAAAAAAATCTACTTTTACCCTGTCGTGGGAGCCGTACTCGGGCTCCTCATTGGGGCAATTGCATACATAGGACAATTGATTATCCCGGGTCCCGTCCTGGCAGCTCTTATCATGGGGTCTGTATATTACTTTACAGGGTTTAACCATCTTGACGGGGTCACTGACATGGGAGACGGCTTTATGGCCCACGGGTCCCTTGAGAAAAAAATCAAGGCTTTAAAAGACACAACCCTCGGAACAGGAGGAGTTGCTTTCGGCATGCTTGTACTTCTCGCCCTTTACGGATCCATAAGATCGGTTCAGGACGAAGGCATTACCGCCTTTGGTTCCAACCTTCCGCTTCTTATGTTCGCATCCATGTTTATAGCGGAAGTCAGCGCCAAACAGTCCATGCTAACAATTGCAGCTTTTGGAAAACCACTCCCACGACCGGAAAATCAGGCATATCCCGGCCTCGGGGAAATGACAATAAACGGAGCAACCCGAAAAAACTTCCTGATAGGATTTATTTTCGGAGCGTTTGTATGCTTCCTACCCTTCGGACTGATAGGGCTGATTCCCTACCTGGCAGCATGCATCTCGGCTCTCGTACTCCTTAACAGGAGCTATGCCCACTTTGGAGGCCTGAACGGCGACGGAATCGGAACGGCTAACGAGATTGGAAGGATAACTGCCCTGATAATTATTGCAGTTATCCTCAAACTTTCATTAAATACTGGAGGTCTGGAATGGACGCTATTGTAA
- the cobZ gene encoding alpha-ribazole phosphatase CobZ, which yields MKLSDIEERDLKKGQPEKIEEKAIIDILDVLAEEGISVQDLADTALEMYVPHPGLETREKAEALFKRELKFALSDPNLCLLIYSGILLEREGRAGSLPNLSKSSYEKDLSFIIADEVLGNSIANYISGSKGTFEFVRYDKIKPGILANLGPFMDDVIGGLIGGVSSNMYSRGMAELERKD from the coding sequence ATGAAGTTATCCGATATTGAGGAAAGGGACCTGAAAAAAGGACAGCCTGAGAAAATAGAGGAAAAAGCTATCATCGATATCCTTGATGTCCTGGCTGAAGAAGGCATCAGTGTCCAGGACCTTGCGGACACTGCTCTCGAAATGTACGTCCCTCACCCGGGACTTGAGACCAGGGAAAAAGCCGAAGCCCTGTTTAAAAGAGAACTCAAATTCGCTCTTTCGGACCCGAACCTCTGCCTCCTGATTTATTCCGGAATCCTGCTGGAGAGAGAAGGCAGAGCCGGAAGCCTTCCGAACCTCAGCAAAAGTTCCTATGAAAAAGACCTGAGTTTCATAATTGCAGACGAAGTGCTTGGCAACAGCATCGCAAACTATATCAGCGGCTCTAAAGGGACATTCGAGTTTGTCAGGTATGACAAAATAAAACCCGGAATCCTTGCAAACCTTGGGCCTTTCATGGACGACGTGATAGGCGGCCTTATCGGAGGGGTCTCCTCCAATATGTATTCAAGAGGGATGGCAGAGTTAGAGAGGAAAGACTGA